From a region of the Candidatus Bathyarchaeota archaeon genome:
- a CDS encoding DNA-directed RNA polymerase subunit B yields the protein MSEITQDEFLLLQKSFFKEKGLVRQHLDSYNEFIDHGLQQMIDEAGEIKIELPETPYKIKLGQAWIIDPQTRISGPYVTEVDGTKHEIFPMEARFRNLSYVAPIAIEMTPIIDGREQDTELVLIGNIPVMLKSKLCVLSQLQPDELILYGEDPNDPGGYFLINGSERVTVALEDLAPNRILVDIDTRGAHPVYQAKIFSTTVGFRARIELRLKSDGAIYVTIPGVPSEIPFIVVMRALGLESDKEIAEAVSPEHSMQNMLELSFEKAIGIETIKEALEYIGNRVAYGQVLEYRIQRAQNILDRNFLPHLERTPEKRKDKAIFLGEMACRVIELKLRKRTTDDKDHFKNKRLKLAGPLLADLFRIAFRNLCRDIKYQLERMGFKRQMITVSAAVRPGIVSDRLRHALATGNWGRGRVGITQLLDRTNVISTLSHLRRLQSPLSRSQPNFEARDLHPTHWGRLCPNETPEGSNCGLVKNLALSGCISVAVSPEKVRRVIYNMGVIPAQDANRELRLSGAKIFINGSIIGYHPYPAELVYELRNKRRRGETPSEINVAHFKTVDRREEVYINCGEGRVRRPLIIVENGVSKLQPEQIDKIRSGEWSWEDLVKNAIIEYIDAEEEENIYVALSFDEISPKHTHVELSSYTILGICASLIPYPEHNQSPRNSYEAAMAKQALGVYATNFGHRADSRSHILHYPQVPLVKTKPMEILGYNQRPSGQNCLVAVISYEGYNMEDALIFNKASIERGLCRSTFYRIYEAECRQYLGGLKDRFITPEAGIRGFRGEQYYRLLEPDGIVSLEADAVGGDVLIGRTSPPRFLEEYKEFEVKGPSMRDTSVDVRQSETGAVDAVFITESKEGSKLVKVKVRDQRIPELGDKFASRHGQKGVVGMIIPQEDLPFTESGIVPDIVINPHAIPSRMTIGQFLESMAGKMAAARGKLADGTPFINEKSSDIKQTLIKCGFSHTGREVLYSGVTGEKFVADIFVGVVYYQKLHHMVSDKIHARARGQVQMLTRQPTEGRARGGGLRFGEMERDCLIGHGAAMLLQDRLLEESDKYLLYVCENCGYIAYYDIKQRSYVCRICEENAQISPVVISYAFKLLLQELMSLCVAPPLKLKERA from the coding sequence ATGTCAGAAATCACCCAAGACGAATTCTTACTTCTCCAAAAATCCTTCTTCAAAGAAAAAGGACTAGTCAGACAGCACTTAGACTCCTACAACGAATTCATCGACCATGGACTACAACAAATGATAGACGAAGCCGGCGAAATAAAAATTGAACTCCCAGAAACTCCCTACAAAATAAAACTGGGCCAAGCATGGATAATTGACCCACAAACCCGCATAAGCGGCCCCTACGTAACCGAAGTTGACGGCACAAAACACGAAATCTTCCCCATGGAGGCAAGATTCCGCAACCTCTCCTACGTTGCGCCTATAGCTATCGAAATGACCCCAATAATTGACGGAAGAGAACAGGACACAGAACTCGTCTTAATAGGCAACATCCCCGTAATGCTCAAATCAAAACTATGCGTCCTCTCACAACTACAGCCAGATGAACTAATACTTTACGGCGAAGACCCAAACGACCCAGGTGGATACTTCCTTATAAACGGTTCAGAACGTGTAACCGTTGCCCTTGAAGACTTGGCGCCAAATCGAATACTCGTAGACATCGACACTAGAGGCGCACACCCAGTTTACCAAGCGAAAATCTTTTCCACAACCGTAGGCTTCAGAGCAAGAATAGAATTACGCCTAAAATCAGATGGCGCTATTTATGTCACGATCCCCGGCGTCCCATCAGAAATTCCCTTCATAGTAGTGATGAGAGCCCTCGGATTAGAATCCGACAAAGAAATAGCTGAAGCAGTCTCACCCGAGCATTCCATGCAAAACATGCTTGAACTTTCCTTCGAAAAAGCCATAGGAATAGAAACCATTAAAGAAGCCCTTGAATACATAGGCAACCGCGTAGCATACGGACAAGTATTGGAATACCGCATTCAAAGAGCCCAGAACATTTTAGACAGAAACTTTCTCCCCCATCTAGAACGCACCCCCGAAAAACGCAAAGACAAAGCCATCTTTCTCGGCGAAATGGCTTGCCGCGTAATAGAACTAAAACTTCGAAAACGCACAACCGACGACAAAGACCACTTTAAAAACAAAAGACTAAAACTCGCCGGGCCACTCCTTGCAGATCTTTTCCGCATCGCCTTCAGAAACTTATGTAGAGACATAAAATACCAACTGGAAAGAATGGGATTCAAACGACAAATGATTACCGTTTCCGCTGCTGTACGCCCTGGCATAGTTTCAGACAGGCTTCGGCATGCATTGGCAACGGGCAATTGGGGTAGAGGAAGAGTAGGCATAACACAACTCCTCGACAGAACAAATGTCATTTCAACTCTTAGCCATCTACGTAGACTACAGTCACCCCTGAGCCGTAGCCAACCAAACTTTGAAGCCCGCGACTTGCACCCAACACACTGGGGACGCCTATGCCCAAACGAAACACCCGAGGGCTCAAATTGCGGCCTAGTGAAAAACCTCGCCCTTTCCGGATGCATATCCGTAGCTGTAAGCCCTGAAAAAGTAAGGCGCGTTATTTACAATATGGGCGTCATTCCAGCCCAAGACGCAAACAGAGAACTCCGCCTTTCAGGCGCGAAAATCTTCATAAACGGATCTATAATAGGATACCACCCCTACCCCGCAGAACTCGTCTACGAGTTAAGAAACAAACGCAGAAGAGGAGAAACTCCTTCGGAAATAAACGTCGCCCACTTCAAAACTGTAGACAGAAGAGAAGAAGTTTACATTAATTGTGGCGAAGGCCGAGTTCGACGACCACTTATAATAGTCGAAAACGGCGTCTCCAAACTTCAGCCAGAACAAATTGATAAAATCCGCTCCGGCGAATGGTCATGGGAAGACCTTGTCAAAAACGCAATCATAGAGTATATCGACGCAGAAGAAGAAGAAAACATCTATGTAGCTCTAAGCTTCGACGAAATATCGCCTAAACACACCCACGTAGAGCTGTCATCCTATACGATCCTCGGCATATGCGCCTCCCTAATACCTTATCCGGAACACAATCAGTCACCTCGAAACTCGTACGAAGCAGCCATGGCAAAACAAGCCCTTGGCGTCTACGCAACTAACTTTGGTCATCGTGCAGACTCTCGCTCCCACATCTTGCATTACCCTCAAGTTCCCCTCGTCAAGACGAAACCTATGGAAATTTTAGGCTACAACCAAAGACCTTCAGGACAAAACTGCTTAGTTGCAGTAATATCTTATGAAGGATACAACATGGAAGACGCCCTCATCTTCAACAAAGCGTCAATAGAACGCGGCTTGTGCCGTTCTACCTTTTATCGAATTTACGAAGCTGAATGCCGCCAATACTTAGGAGGATTAAAAGACCGATTTATTACTCCTGAAGCAGGTATAAGAGGCTTCAGAGGCGAACAATACTATCGCTTACTTGAGCCTGACGGCATTGTAAGCCTTGAAGCAGACGCGGTTGGCGGCGATGTCCTCATAGGAAGAACAAGCCCACCTAGATTCCTCGAGGAATACAAGGAATTTGAAGTGAAAGGCCCCTCAATGCGCGACACCTCTGTGGACGTAAGACAATCAGAAACCGGCGCCGTTGACGCCGTTTTTATCACAGAATCTAAGGAAGGAAGTAAACTCGTCAAAGTCAAAGTACGTGACCAACGTATTCCAGAGTTAGGCGACAAATTTGCCTCACGCCATGGACAAAAAGGCGTCGTCGGAATGATCATACCTCAAGAAGACCTTCCCTTCACCGAATCGGGCATCGTTCCCGACATAGTCATAAACCCCCATGCTATTCCTTCGCGAATGACCATCGGCCAATTTCTGGAATCTATGGCTGGAAAAATGGCTGCAGCCCGTGGAAAACTTGCTGATGGAACACCATTCATTAACGAAAAATCCAGTGACATAAAACAGACATTAATCAAATGCGGCTTCAGCCACACTGGAAGAGAGGTTCTCTATAGCGGTGTAACGGGTGAAAAATTTGTCGCAGATATTTTCGTAGGGGTAGTTTACTATCAGAAACTTCACCACATGGTCTCTGACAAGATTCATGCTAGAGCACGTGGACAAGTGCAGATGTTAACGCGGCAGCCTACTGAAGGTAGGGCAAGAGGCGGCGGATTAAGGTTTGGCGAGATGGAGCGAGACTGTTTGATCGGTCATGGTGCGGCGATGCTTTTGCAAGACCGACTTCTCGAAGAATCAGACAAATACCTTCTATATGTTTGCGAAAACTGTGGCTACATAGCTTATTATGACATAAAACAACGCTCATATGTTTGCCGCATATGCGAAGAAAACGCACAGATTTCTCCAGTAGTTATCTCTTACGCTTTCAAGCTTTTGTTGCAGGAACTGATGAGCCTTTGTGTTGCGCCTCCTCTAAAACTGAAGGAGCGGGCTTAG
- a CDS encoding DNA-directed RNA polymerase subunit A' → MALEEISHKVIDKLQFGLFSPQELRRLSVAEIQTADTYDEDGAPITSGLMDGRLGTLEPRQRCKTCGNTAIRCPGHFGHIELAVPIVHIIFSKIIHNLLSATCRKCGRVTLSDEQVDKTKKRIQHTFELLGEVPDNIYKKILKDAKSKECQHCGTPQYKIVFEKPTRFREEVSGEGSYQLTASMIRERLERIPDEDLELFGFNPKTARPEWMVLQGLPVPPVYVRPSITLESGIRSEDDLTHKLVDIIRINQRLKENMEAGAPTLIIQDLSELLQYHVTTYFNNEASGIPPARHRSGRALKTLSQRLKGKEGRFRSNLSGKRVDFSARSVISPDPNIDISEVGVPLSIAMKLSVPERVTEWNLAETQAFVKNGPSNYPGALYVVRPDGKRIRLEFVVDREKVAEAIEPGIIVERHLKDGDIAIFNRQPSLHRMSIMAHYVKVLPYKTFRLHLCVCPPYNADFDGDEMNLHVPQSEEAQTEALLLMQVQDQILSPRFGGPIIGAIRDFITSAYLLTKKSTFLTKEEVCRLLSEAGYEDSLPKPEVKRPKPMWTGKQIFSLFLPKDFNYSLKATICQSCTKCLKENCPYDAFVVIKNGVLKSGVIDRRSIGAEQSESILHRIIKDYGSKRGREFLNKICQLLKLFMSIRGFTYSFDELELSPKAQNKIAKALGKYEKNVQKLIAAYREGTLQRLPGQSLQDSFEIYVMNELANARDDAGKIADKDFTLENAGIIMTRTGARGSNLNIGQMTASVGQQAVRGKRIMRGYVQRALPHFEPGDPSPKARGFVQSSYQSGLDPVEYFFHAMGGREGLVDTAVRTQQSGYMQRRLVNALEHLRVEYDGTVRNSVGDIVQFRYGEDGVDPAKSDHGKAVNVSRLVNQISIVKGGGKPASAEYIEKEIKDVEYELTPILIDKLKLELKKAKLNKKGVDQTIELTLKHYKNALVEPGEAVGIVAAQSIGEPGTQMTLRTFHYAGVREQNVTLGLPRLIEIVDARRIPSTPIMSIYLNRKNQKKKEKATEVARNIIYTTVEDIAKSVYDNPKHEEIVIDFDSTLMKNRDVSVKGLTDALQLPRWAIKARGNKIYVKPKKPEDRKKLLNKVISQRVKGASGVKRVLVTEEKGEWVIRTDGSNLPTVLETINIDPTRTTTNHVHEIAKTLGIEAARNSLVKEALGVLEEQGLDVDIRHIMLVADIMTATGEVRQIGRHGISGAKSSVLARSAFEITVPNIVDAAIKGKVDPLKGVTENVIVGQSIPIGTGLVNLYMSTLTDKQRKS, encoded by the coding sequence ATGGCACTTGAAGAAATTTCTCACAAAGTAATTGATAAGCTTCAATTTGGATTATTCTCGCCTCAGGAGTTGAGAAGACTTTCTGTCGCCGAGATACAAACAGCAGACACCTACGACGAAGACGGTGCTCCAATAACTTCAGGTTTGATGGATGGCAGATTAGGCACACTTGAGCCTAGGCAAAGATGTAAAACATGTGGTAACACAGCCATCCGTTGTCCTGGTCATTTTGGTCATATTGAACTGGCAGTTCCCATAGTCCATATTATATTCTCAAAAATCATCCATAACCTCTTAAGCGCTACATGCAGAAAATGTGGACGCGTAACATTATCAGATGAACAAGTCGACAAAACCAAAAAGCGAATTCAACATACCTTTGAGCTTCTTGGAGAAGTGCCAGATAATATCTATAAAAAAATCTTAAAGGATGCAAAATCAAAGGAATGCCAGCACTGTGGTACACCCCAATATAAGATAGTTTTTGAGAAACCAACTCGCTTCCGCGAAGAGGTGTCTGGTGAAGGTTCGTATCAACTAACTGCAAGTATGATTCGCGAGAGACTTGAACGAATCCCTGACGAAGATTTGGAACTTTTTGGTTTCAATCCTAAAACCGCAAGACCCGAGTGGATGGTTCTGCAGGGTCTTCCAGTTCCACCAGTTTACGTTAGACCATCAATTACCTTGGAGTCTGGAATCCGCTCCGAAGACGATCTGACCCACAAGCTTGTAGACATTATACGGATTAACCAGCGTCTAAAGGAAAACATGGAAGCAGGAGCACCGACACTTATTATCCAAGACTTATCAGAACTGCTGCAATATCACGTAACAACATACTTTAACAATGAAGCCTCGGGGATTCCCCCGGCTAGGCATCGTTCTGGAAGGGCATTGAAAACGTTGTCTCAGCGTCTTAAAGGAAAAGAAGGACGCTTTAGAAGCAATCTTTCTGGGAAACGAGTAGACTTTTCTGCTAGATCCGTCATTTCTCCCGATCCTAACATAGATATTAGCGAAGTAGGAGTCCCTCTAAGTATTGCTATGAAGCTTTCTGTTCCTGAAAGAGTCACCGAGTGGAATCTTGCAGAAACACAAGCCTTTGTTAAGAATGGCCCGAGCAATTATCCAGGCGCCTTGTACGTGGTTAGACCTGATGGTAAACGAATTCGTTTAGAATTCGTGGTTGACCGAGAAAAGGTTGCTGAGGCGATAGAACCTGGTATCATCGTGGAGCGTCATCTTAAAGACGGTGACATTGCGATTTTCAACCGTCAACCATCTCTCCACCGCATGTCAATTATGGCACATTACGTTAAGGTCCTGCCATACAAAACATTCCGTTTGCATCTCTGTGTTTGCCCACCTTACAACGCTGACTTTGACGGAGATGAAATGAACCTCCACGTGCCCCAAAGCGAAGAAGCACAAACAGAAGCATTACTGCTGATGCAAGTCCAAGATCAAATACTTTCCCCTAGATTCGGAGGACCCATAATAGGTGCGATTCGAGACTTCATAACCTCCGCCTACCTTCTCACCAAAAAATCCACTTTCCTTACCAAAGAAGAAGTTTGTAGATTACTGTCTGAAGCTGGCTATGAAGACTCCTTACCAAAACCTGAGGTGAAAAGACCAAAACCCATGTGGACAGGAAAACAAATATTCAGCCTCTTCTTACCAAAAGATTTTAACTACTCGTTGAAAGCTACCATCTGTCAAAGTTGCACGAAATGCCTCAAAGAGAATTGTCCCTACGACGCTTTTGTTGTCATTAAGAACGGTGTCTTGAAATCAGGCGTCATCGACAGACGCTCCATAGGTGCAGAACAGTCAGAAAGTATCCTTCACCGCATAATCAAAGACTACGGCAGTAAAAGAGGCCGAGAATTTTTGAACAAAATCTGTCAATTGCTAAAGCTCTTCATGTCTATTCGTGGTTTTACATACTCTTTTGATGAACTAGAACTATCCCCAAAAGCACAAAACAAGATTGCCAAGGCTTTGGGAAAATATGAGAAAAACGTTCAAAAGCTAATTGCAGCTTACAGGGAAGGAACGCTTCAAAGACTCCCAGGGCAGTCCCTTCAAGATTCATTCGAAATCTACGTCATGAATGAGCTTGCGAACGCAAGGGACGACGCTGGAAAAATCGCTGATAAGGATTTCACTCTTGAAAACGCAGGCATAATTATGACAAGAACTGGAGCACGAGGCTCTAACCTAAACATAGGTCAAATGACAGCCAGCGTCGGCCAGCAAGCTGTCCGAGGAAAACGCATCATGCGAGGTTATGTACAACGAGCGCTGCCCCACTTTGAACCAGGTGATCCCTCCCCAAAAGCAAGAGGCTTCGTTCAATCCTCCTATCAATCAGGTCTTGACCCCGTAGAATACTTTTTCCATGCCATGGGAGGCCGCGAAGGCTTGGTGGATACAGCAGTGCGAACGCAACAAAGCGGTTATATGCAAAGGAGGTTGGTCAATGCACTTGAACATTTACGTGTGGAATATGACGGAACAGTTCGTAATTCTGTAGGTGATATCGTACAGTTTCGCTATGGAGAGGATGGAGTGGACCCTGCAAAAAGCGATCATGGAAAAGCAGTGAACGTCAGCAGACTTGTTAATCAGATTAGTATTGTGAAGGGGGGTGGCAAACCTGCATCTGCAGAATACATTGAAAAGGAAATAAAAGATGTGGAATATGAGCTTACACCAATATTGATAGACAAATTGAAGCTAGAATTGAAGAAGGCAAAACTGAACAAGAAAGGTGTTGATCAAACTATTGAATTGACACTAAAACATTACAAAAACGCTCTAGTCGAGCCAGGAGAAGCTGTGGGGATCGTGGCAGCACAATCAATTGGCGAACCAGGCACACAGATGACTTTGCGTACTTTTCACTATGCAGGTGTAAGAGAGCAGAACGTTACTCTGGGTTTGCCACGTCTCATTGAAATTGTAGATGCTAGACGAATCCCGTCTACGCCGATTATGTCCATTTATCTTAATAGAAAGAATCAAAAGAAAAAGGAAAAAGCCACCGAAGTCGCCCGCAACATCATTTACACAACTGTCGAAGACATTGCAAAGTCGGTTTATGACAATCCTAAACATGAAGAGATCGTTATTGACTTCGACAGCACTTTGATGAAGAATAGAGACGTATCGGTGAAGGGATTGACGGATGCATTGCAACTTCCAAGATGGGCTATAAAAGCACGAGGCAACAAGATTTATGTAAAGCCAAAGAAGCCCGAGGATCGTAAGAAATTGTTGAACAAAGTTATCTCTCAGCGTGTCAAAGGGGCTTCAGGCGTTAAACGTGTTTTAGTTACTGAAGAGAAGGGAGAATGGGTTATTAGAACTGATGGGTCGAACTTGCCAACGGTTCTTGAAACTATTAACATCGACCCAACTAGAACTACAACAAACCACGTCCACGAAATTGCGAAAACCTTAGGTATCGAAGCAGCCCGCAACTCACTTGTTAAAGAAGCACTCGGCGTATTGGAAGAGCAAGGCTTAGATGTAGACATCCGACATATAATGCTGGTTGCAGACATCATGACAGCCACAGGTGAAGTGAGACAAATTGGTCGCCATGGTATCAGTGGAGCCAAATCTAGCGTCTTGGCTCGTTCAGCCTTTGAAATCACAGTTCCTAACATTGTTGACGCAGCAATTAAAGGTAAAGTTGATCCATTGAAAGGCGTAACCGAAAACGTTATAGTAGGGCAATCCATACCCATTGGCACTGGACTCGTGAACCTATACATGTCTACGTTGACCGACAAGCAGAGGAAAAGTTAA